The Moorena producens PAL-8-15-08-1 genomic interval GTAGGTCGTGGAGAACCCACATCGACTAGGGTTAACTCGCTATTTTTAGGAACTACTGACGATTTCAGCAACCATCCAGCGTTTGGTACGACTCAGTGGTCGTGTTTCTCTAATCCGAACGCGATCGCCTTCTTTACATTTATTTTCCTCATCATGAGCTTTGTATCGCTTGGTACGCACAACAATTTTGCCGTACTTTGGGTGGGGAGACCTATTTTCAATAGCCACCACCACAGTTTTGTCCATTTTGTCGCTGACCACCAGGCCAACTCTCTCTTTTGCTGACATACTATTTACTATTCGTCTGATTCTGATTGTGGGGTATCACTTTGTTCTGATTGCGGGGTATCACTTTGTGAGGTATCTGTTGATTCTTTCTGTTTAGCGAGTTGGCGTTCTCGTTCTACTGTCATTAGCTGAGCGATTCGGTGCTTAAGATGCTTAAACTGGTGAGGTTTTTCTAAGCGTTTGGTTGCCTTTTGCAGGCGCAAGTCAAACAACTGACGCTTAGCTGCTAAAATTTCCTGCTCTAGTTCGGCATCGCTCAGACTTCTAGCATCTTCTATCTTGGGCAGAGCCATAGCTTATACCTGTTCCCCTTCACGAGAAATGAACTTCAATTTAATGGGAAATTTGTTAGCAGCCAGACGCATGGCTTCGCGAGCAACCTCTTCGCTTACCCCAGCGATTTCATAGATAATCCGACCGGGTTTAACTACTGCTACCCAAAACTCTGGGGAACCTTTTCCAGAACCCATACGAGTTTCTGCTGGACGCATGGTGACTGGTTTATCTGGGAAAATTCGAATCCAGATTTTGCCACCACGACGAACGTAGCGCGTCATTGCCCGACGACCTGCTTCGATTTGGCGGGAGGTAATCCAAGCTGGTTCTGTGGCTTGCAGCGCATAATCACCAAAGTTAATGGTACTGCCACGAGTGGCCATACCTTTCATTCGTCCCCGGTGCTGTTTGCGATATTTTGTTCTTTTTGGACTTAACATAATTAATTTGTTCTTTGTTAATTGAAAATCGAAACTTGAAAACTGACAATTAACAAGCAAGCAATTTTAAAATGACTAGTTACTAATGACTAGTCATTTGACCGGTCTTCAAACTGCTGGCGGCGTTTTGGCTGACGGCGACGAGGTTGAGCTGTGTTAGGGGCAGGCTTTTCTTCTTGACCGGGAATCACTTCCCCTTTGAAAACCCAAACTTTAATGCCCAAAATTCCATAAATGGTTTGGGCCGTTTTGTAGGAATAATCAATATTTGCCCGGAGGGTATGGAGGGGAACTCGTCCTTCACGAGTCCACTCGCTTCGGGCAATTTCAGCTCCATTTAACCGACCACCTACCTGAACTTTAATGCCTTGGACATCAGCCCGCTGAGCCCGCTGAATTGCTTGACGAACCACTCGTCTGAAGGAAACTCGGCGCTCTAGCTGTTGGGCAATGTACTCGGCAATTAGGGTAGCATCTGCATCCACCCGTGATACTTCCACGACATTGATGCGAATCTGACGATTGTTGCCCAGGGCTTTTTGCAGACCGACACGCAAAGACTCAATACCACTGCCACCACGACCAACAACTACCCCAGGTCGAGCTGTATGAATTTCTAAATCAATCTGGTCAGCTTTGCGCTCAATCCGGATGTCGGAAATTCCAGCATTATTGAGGTTTTTCTCAACATATTGTCTGATTTGGTAGTCTTCCTGCAACAGAAGCGGATAACGCTTTGAGTCGGCAAACCAGCGAGAGCGATGCTCTTGCGTGATACCTAGCCGAAAACCAATTGGATGTATTTTCTGTCCCACTGTTCTTTTCTTTCCCTATTATCGAGCCATAGCGCTATTAGTGTTTGCCGTTGGTAATTCTCAATTAACTCACTAACTAATCATCTACTTCTGGAGAAACAGCCACGGTGATATGACAGGTTGGCTTGCGAATCTGATAAGCACGACCTTGAGCTCTTGGTCGATACCGCTTCAAGCTTGGTCCCATATCCGCAAAAGCTTTAGTGATGTATAAGCTAGCTGGGTCAATCCCTGCATTGTGTTCAGCATTGGCAACAGCGGAGCGTAGTACTTTCAATACTGGTTGGCAAGCCCGGTAGGGCATGAATTCCAGAATGATCAGAGCTTCCCGATAGGAACGCCCCCGAATTTGGTCAAGTACTCGCCTGACCTTGCTTGGAGACATCCGAATGTAGCGTGCGATCGCTTTAGTTTCTGCTGTAGTGTCTATGGCCATCGTTCCATCATTTGCTTTCTTTATAGCTACTAACTACTGAACTAATCACTTTAACGACGGGCCTTACCATCCTTAACATGTCCCCGAAATGTTCGAGTCGGGGCAAATTCGCCCAGCTTATGACCTACCATCTGCTCATTGATAAAAACTGGTACATGTGTCCGCCCGTTATGCACGGCAATGGTGTGACCTACCATCTGCGGCACAATGGTCGAGGCTCTTGACCAGGTTTTAATCACCTGTTTTTCGCCTTTAGCATTCAAGGTTTCAATTTTAGTCAGAAGACTATCGGCTATAAAAGGACCTTTTTTTAATGAACGACCCATAATTCAACGCTCGTTAGTTTTTAGTTATTAGTTGGTAGTTAATAGTTGCGTTTTTGGTAGTTAGTAGTTGCTAGTTACAACGTTTAACCTGCTAACTTTAACGTTCAACTCCTTAAGAATCGCGACCGCCGCGCCCTCGCTTAGAGGATTTCCGCCTACGCCGGACAATTAAAGAACTACTTTGCTTTTTGACCTTACGAGTTTTTGCTCCCAAGGCTGGTTTACCCCAGGGGGTCACTGGACCACTTCTACCAATAGGAGCTCTACCCTCACCACCGCCATGGGGGTGATCTACCGGGTTCATTACACTGCCCCGTACTTGGGGACGACGGCCTCTATGTCGATTGCGACCAGCTTTACCTAAACTCAAGTTTCTCGCTTCAACATTACCGACCTGTCCAATAGTGGCGTAGCATTCTTTACGCAACATCCTGACTTCACTAGAGGGCAGCTTTAGGGTGACATAGTCACCTTCTTTAGCTTGCACTTGAGCAGTTGCCCCGGCTGCACGAACAATCTGTGCTCCTCGCCCTGGGATCAGTTCAACGTTATGCACGTTGGTGCCTAAGGGAATATCCTTTAGGGGCAAGGCATTGCCTATTTCGATGGGAGAGTCAGGCCCAGATATGATGCTTGACCCCACTTCCAAACCCACAGGATGCAGGATATATCGCTTTTCACCATCTTGATAGTAGAGCAGCGCAATCCTAGCATTCCGATTGGGGTCATACTCAATTGCTGCCACTTTTGCCGGAATATTGTGCTTATCCCGGCGGAAGTCAATTACCCTATATAGACGCTTATGTCCGCCACCGCGATGGCGACAGGTAATAACACCGCGATTATTGCGACCTTTTTTACGATGCTTAGATTTGGTTAGGGATTTTTCTGGCTCAGTCCGAGTAATCTCAGCGAAGTCTGAGACAGTACCCTGACGAGTGCCTGGGGTGTATGGTCGATAGCTACGGATGCCCATAACAAGTATTTTTTACTTAGTTTGTCTTGACTAGTTTGTCTTAACAATTGACAATCTACCAATTGGCAATTAACCAAATTAAGAATTAGCAATTAGCAATTAGCCAGTTTTATACGTCTGGGAATAGAGTAATCGAGTCTCCTGGAGCTAGGGTAACAATCGCCCGTTTGTACTGGGTTTTGTAACCTACAAATTTTCCCACTCGACGCTTTTTACGTGGCGGACGTAGGGTATTTACTGCCACCACTTTTACTTCAAAAAGACTTTCAATCGCGGCTCTAATTTGTGGCTTTGTCGCTTTGATAATCACATCAAAGACATACTTGTTCTGCTCCATCAGTAGGGTCGCCTTCTCAGTCACAATTGGGCGAATCACCAAATCAGCAAGGTCACGGGGGTTATACTCCGTCATTGTAAACCTCCTGAATTTTGGCAAGAGCTGTGTTAGTTGTCACGATTTTATCAGCGTCAAGGATATCATAGA includes:
- the rpsS gene encoding 30S ribosomal protein S19; translated protein: MGRSLKKGPFIADSLLTKIETLNAKGEKQVIKTWSRASTIVPQMVGHTIAVHNGRTHVPVFINEQMVGHKLGEFAPTRTFRGHVKDGKARR
- the rpsC gene encoding 30S ribosomal protein S3, whose product is MGQKIHPIGFRLGITQEHRSRWFADSKRYPLLLQEDYQIRQYVEKNLNNAGISDIRIERKADQIDLEIHTARPGVVVGRGGSGIESLRVGLQKALGNNRQIRINVVEVSRVDADATLIAEYIAQQLERRVSFRRVVRQAIQRAQRADVQGIKVQVGGRLNGAEIARSEWTREGRVPLHTLRANIDYSYKTAQTIYGILGIKVWVFKGEVIPGQEEKPAPNTAQPRRRQPKRRQQFEDRSND
- the rplB gene encoding 50S ribosomal protein L2, which produces MGIRSYRPYTPGTRQGTVSDFAEITRTEPEKSLTKSKHRKKGRNNRGVITCRHRGGGHKRLYRVIDFRRDKHNIPAKVAAIEYDPNRNARIALLYYQDGEKRYILHPVGLEVGSSIISGPDSPIEIGNALPLKDIPLGTNVHNVELIPGRGAQIVRAAGATAQVQAKEGDYVTLKLPSSEVRMLRKECYATIGQVGNVEARNLSLGKAGRNRHRGRRPQVRGSVMNPVDHPHGGGEGRAPIGRSGPVTPWGKPALGAKTRKVKKQSSSLIVRRRRKSSKRGRGGRDS
- a CDS encoding 50S ribosomal protein L23, yielding MTEYNPRDLADLVIRPIVTEKATLLMEQNKYVFDVIIKATKPQIRAAIESLFEVKVVAVNTLRPPRKKRRVGKFVGYKTQYKRAIVTLAPGDSITLFPDV
- the rplP gene encoding 50S ribosomal protein L16, giving the protein MLSPKRTKYRKQHRGRMKGMATRGSTINFGDYALQATEPAWITSRQIEAGRRAMTRYVRRGGKIWIRIFPDKPVTMRPAETRMGSGKGSPEFWVAVVKPGRIIYEIAGVSEEVAREAMRLAANKFPIKLKFISREGEQV
- the rplV gene encoding 50S ribosomal protein L22, producing MAIDTTAETKAIARYIRMSPSKVRRVLDQIRGRSYREALIILEFMPYRACQPVLKVLRSAVANAEHNAGIDPASLYITKAFADMGPSLKRYRPRAQGRAYQIRKPTCHITVAVSPEVDD
- the rpmC gene encoding 50S ribosomal protein L29, whose product is MALPKIEDARSLSDAELEQEILAAKRQLFDLRLQKATKRLEKPHQFKHLKHRIAQLMTVERERQLAKQKESTDTSQSDTPQSEQSDTPQSESDE
- the rpsQ gene encoding 30S ribosomal protein S17, with product MSAKERVGLVVSDKMDKTVVVAIENRSPHPKYGKIVVRTKRYKAHDEENKCKEGDRVRIRETRPLSRTKRWMVAEIVSSS